The Mustela erminea isolate mMusErm1 chromosome 6, mMusErm1.Pri, whole genome shotgun sequence genome includes a region encoding these proteins:
- the LOC116593072 gene encoding cTAGE family member 9-like, translating into MEQLPGSLEHGFELMLGKLDEMMAKLLPSDSSPRLMFHSFQWETLLCPPVIGFLVGLLFLCRLVQSVRSHSYENREKQLAEALAAGIEEKCHLIDKVSVAEKEHAAIQSSVEKAKLEKESFDISSLADSYRKATTTNVMLMKELHSLCRDLEEERAKRSRQEEQMMEMLKDLQVLEDMMTFVKSQGAFPNLLRDQEPSPAAPWPGSGPGA; encoded by the coding sequence ATGGAGCAGCTGCCAGGCTCTCTGGAGCATGGCTTTGAACTGATGCTTGGGAAGTTGGATGAGATGATGGCGAAGCTGCTGCCAAGTGACTCGAGTCCTCGGCTGATGTTCCACAGCTTCCAGTGGGAGACACTGCTGTGTCCGCCTGTCATTGGCTTCTTGGTGGGTCTCCTCTTTCTATGCCGACTTGTTCAGTCTGTTAGAAGTCACTCCTACGAGAACCGTGAGAAGCAGCTGGCAGAAGCACTGGCTGCAGGGATTGAGGAGAAATGCCACCTCATTGACAAGGTTTCTGTAGCTGAGAAGGAGCATGCAGCAATCCAATCATCTGTAGAAAAGGCCAAACTGGAGAAAGAGTCATTCGATATCTCCAGCCTTGCAGACTCGTACAGAAAGGCGACGACGACCAACGTGATGCTGATGAAGGAACTCCATTCTCTGTGTCGAgacctggaggaagagagagccaaAAGATCCAGGCAAGAAGAGCAGATGATGGAGATGCTCAAAGACCTGCAGGTCCTAGAAGACATGATGACTTTCGTGAAATCACAGGGAGCTTTTCCAAACCTGCTTAGAGACCAAGAGCCAAGCCCTGCTGCTCCTTGGCCTGGGAGTGGGCCTGGGGCTTAA